From Meles meles chromosome 5, mMelMel3.1 paternal haplotype, whole genome shotgun sequence, one genomic window encodes:
- the BAG6 gene encoding large proline-rich protein BAG6 isoform X3 encodes MCVSVCRLCVCGVCWLRRSAGTSREGGRGGQSASQSGPPELSAMEPSDSTSTTTSMEEPDSLEVLVKTLDSQTRTFIVGAQMNVKEFKEHIAASVSIPSEKQRLIYQGRVLQDDKKLQEYNVGGKVIHLVERAPPQTQLPSGASSGIGSASATHGGGPPPGTRGPGASVHDRNANSYVMVGTFNLPSDGSAVDVHINMEQAPIQSEPRVRLVMAQHMIRDIQTLLSRMECRGGPQAQHSQLPPQMPTVAPEPGALSSQTSEPVESEVPPREPMEAEEVEERAPAQSPELTPSGPAPVGPTPAPETNAPNHPSPAEYVEVLQELQRLESRLQPFLHRYYEVLGAAATTDYNNNQEGREEDQRLINLVGESLRLLGNTFVALSDLRCNLACAPPRHLHVVRPMSHYTTPMVLQQAAIPIQINVGTTVTMTGNGTRPPPAASAEAAPPGPGQASSLAPTSTTVESSTEGVPPPGPAPPPTTSHPRVIRISHQSVEPVVMMHMNIQDSGTQPGGVPSAPTGPLGTPGHGQTLGSTLIQLPSLPPEFMHAVAHQITHQAMVAAVASAAAGQQVPGFPTAPTRVVIARPTPPQARPSHPGGPPVSGTLQGAGLGTNASLAQMVSGLVGQLLMQPVLVAQGTPGMAPPPAPATASASAGTTNTATTAGPAPGGPAQPPPSQPSAADLQFSQLLGNLLGPAGPGAGGPGMASPTITVAMPGVPAFLQGMTDFLQATQTAPPPPPPPPPPPPAPEQQTMPPPGSPSGGAGSPGGMGLESLSPEFFTSVVQGVLNSLLGSLGARAGSSESIAAFIQRLSGSSNIFEPGADGALGFFGALLSLLCQNFSMVDVVMLLHGHFQPLQRLQPQLRSFFHQHYLGGQEPTPGNIRTATHTLITGLEEYVRESFSLVQVQPGVDIIRTNLEFLQEQFNSIAAHVLHCTDSGFGARLLELCNQGLFECLALNLHCLGGQQMELAAVINGRIRRMSRGVNPSLVSWLTTMMGLRLQVVLEHMPVGPDAILRYVRRVGDPPQPLPEEPMEVQGSERTSPEPQRENASPAPGTTAEEAMSRGPPPAPEGGSSRDEQDGASAETEPWAAAVPPEWVPIIQQDIQSQRKVKPQPPLSDAYLSGMPAKRRKTMQGEGPQLLLSEAVSRAAKAAGARPLTSPESLSRDLEAPEVQESYRQQLRADIQKRLQEDPNYSPQRFPNAHRAFADDP; translated from the exons ATGAATGTAAAGGAGTTTAAAGAGCACATCGCTGCCTCTGTCAGCATTCCCTCTGAGAAACAACGGCTCATTTATCAGGGACGAGTTCTGCAGGATGATAAGAAGCTCCAGGAATACA ATGTTGGGGGAAAGGTTATTCACCTCGTGGAACGGGCTCCTCCTCAGACTCAGCTCCCTTCTGGGGCATCTTCTGGGATAGGTTCTGCCTCAGCCACCCATGGTGGAGGACCCCCACCTGGTACACGGGGGCCTGGGGCCTCTGTTCATGATCGGAATGCCAACAGCTATGTCATGGTTGGAACCTTCAACCTTCCT AGTGACGGCTCTGCTGTGGATGTTCACATCAACATGGAACAGGCCCCGATTCAG AGTGAGCCCCGAGTACGGCTGGTGATGGCTCAGCACATGATCAGGGATATACAGACCTTACTATCCCGGATGGAG TGTCGAGGGGGACCCCAAGCACAGCACAGTCAGCTGCCCCCACAGATGCCGACTGTGGCCCCGGAGCCTGGAGCCTTGAGCTCTCAAACATCAGAACCAGTCGAAAGTGAAGTACCTCCTCGGGAGCCCATGGAGGCAGAAGAAGTGGAGGAGCgtgccccagcccagagcccagaacTAACCCCTTCTGGCCCAGCCCCTGTGGGCCCAACGCCTGCCCCAGAGACAAATGCACCCAA CCATCCTTCCCCGGCGGAGTATGTTGAAGTGCTCCAGGAGCTCCAGCGGCTGGAGAGCCGCCTTCAGCCCTTCCTGCACCGTTACTACGAGGTTCTGGGCGCCGCTGCCACCACGGACTACAACAACAAC CAAGAGGGCCGCGAAGAGGATCAGCGCTTGATTAACTTGGTGGGGGAGAGCCTGCGGCTGCTGGGCAACACCTTCGTGGCACTGTCGGACCTGCGCTGCAATCTGGCCTGTGCACCCCCGCGACACCTGCATGTGGTCCGGCCCATGTCGCACTACACCACCCCCATGGTGCTCCAGCAGGCAGCCATCCCCATTCAG ATCAACGTGGGAACCACTGTGACCATGACAGGGAATGGGACTCGGCCCCCGCCGGCTGCCAGTGCGGAGGCAGCTCCCCCTGGTCCTGGGCAGGCCTCATCCCTGGCTCCCACTTCTACCACTGTTGAGTCGTCAACTGAGGGGGTTCCCCCGCCAGGGCCAGCTCCCCCCCCGACCACCAGCCACCCGAGGGTCATCCGGATTTCCCACCAGAGCGTGGAACCCGTGGTCATGATGCACATGAACATCCAAG ATTCTGGCACACAGCCCGGTGGAGTTCCGAGTGCTCCCACTGGCCCCCTAGGAACCCCTGGTCATGGCCAGACCCTGG GCTCCACCCTCATCcagctgccctccctgccccctgagTTCATGCACGCCGTCGCCCACCAGATCACTCATCAGGCCATGGTGGCAGCTGTTGCCTCCGCGGCCGCAG GACAGCAGGTGCCAGGCTTTCCGACAGCTCCGACCCGGGTGGTGATCGCCCGGCCCACCCCTCCACAGGCTCGGCCTTCCCATCCTGGGGGGCCCCCTGTCTCGGGTACTCTA cagggtgCCGGGCTGGGTACAAATGCCTCTTTGGCCCAGATGGTGAGCGGACTTGTGGGGCAGCTTCTGATGCAGCCTGTTCTCGTGG CTCAGGGGACCCCAGGAATGGCTCCGCCTCCAGCCCCCGCCACTGCTTCAGCTAGTGCCGGCACCACCAACACCGCTACCACAGCCGGCCCTGCTCCTGGGGGGCCCGCCCAGCCTCCACCCTCTCAGCCCTCCGCGGCCGACCTGCAGTTCTCTCAGCTCCTGGGGAACCTGCTGGGCCCGGCGGGGCCCGGGGCTGGAGGACCCGGCATGGCTTCTCCCACCATCACCGTGGCGATGCCCGGTGTCCCCGCCTTTCTGCAGGGCATGACTGATTTTCTGCAG GCAACACAGACGGCGCCTCCGCCCCCtccgccacccccgcccccacccccggcccccgaGCAGCAGACCATGCCCCCACCGGGGTCCCCTTCTGGTGGCGCAGGGAGTCCTGGAGGCATGGGTCTTGAGAGCCTTTCACCGGAGTTTTTTACCTCCGTGGTGCAGGGTGTTCTGAACTCCCTGCTGGGCTCCCTGGGGGCCCGGGCTGGCAGCAGTGAGAGTATCGCCGCTTTCATACAGCGCCTCAGTGGATCCAGCAACATCTTCGAGCCTGGGGCTGATGGGGCCCTCG GATTCTTTGGGGCCCTGCTCTCTCTTCTGTGCCAGAACTTTTCCATGGTGGATGTGGTGATGCTTCTTCACGGCCATTTCCAGCCACTGCAGCGGCTCCAGCCCCAGCTGCGATCCTTTTTCCACCAGCACTACTTGGGTGGCCAAGAGCCCACGCCTGGTAACATACGG ACGGCAACCCACACGTTGATCACGGGGCTGGAAGAATATGTGCGGGAGAGTTTT TCTCTGGTGCAGGTTCAGCCTGGCGTGGACATCATCCGGACAAACCTGGAGTTTCTCCAAGAGCAGTTCAACAGCATTGCTGCTCACGTGCTGCACTGCACAG ACAGTGGATTTGGGGCCCGTTTGCTGGAGCTGTGTAACCAGGGCCTCTTTGAATGCCTGGCCCTCAACCTGCACTGCTTGGGGGGACAGCAGATGGAACTGGCCGCAGTCATCAATGGCCGAATT CGTCGCATGTCTCGTGGGGTGAACCCATCCTTGGTGAGCTGGCTGACCACTATGATGGGACTGAGGCTTCAGGTGGTTCTGGAGCACATGCCCGTGGGCCCTGATGCTATCCTCAGATATGTTCGCAGGGTCGGTGATCCCCCCCAG CCCCTTCCTGAGGAGCCAATGGAAGTTCAGGGATCAGAGAGAACTTCCCCTGAGCCTCAG CGGGAGAATGCTTCCCCGGCCCCGGGCACTACGGCAGAAGAGGCCATGTCCCGAGGGCCACCTCCTGCTCCTGAGGGTGGCAGCTCCCGTGACGAGCAGGATGGAGCTTCAGCTGAGACAGAGCCTTGGGCAGCTGCAGTCCCCCCA GAGTGGGTTCCGATTATCCAGCAGGACATTCAGAGCCAGCGGAAGGTGAAGCCGCAGCCCCCCCTGAGCGATGCCTACCTCAGTGGTATGCCTGCCAAGAGACGTAAG ACGATGCAGGGTGAGGGCCCCCAGCTGCTTCTCTCAGAGGCCGTGAGCAGGGCAGCTAAGGCAGCCGGAGCTCGGCCCCTGACGAGCCCCGAGAGCCTGAGCCGGGACCTGGAGGCACCAGAGGTTCAGGAGAGCTACAGGCAGCAG ctccgGGCTGATATACAAAAGCGACTGCAGGAAGACCCCAACTACAGCCCCCAGCGCTTCCCTAATGCCCACCGGGCCTTTGCTGATGATCCCTAG
- the BAG6 gene encoding large proline-rich protein BAG6 isoform X23 — MCVSVCRLCVCGVCWLRRSAGTSREGGRGGQSASQSGPPELSAMEPSDSTSTTTSMEEPDSLEVLVKTLDSQTRTFIVGAQMNVKEFKEHIAASVSIPSEKQRLIYQGRVLQDDKKLQEYNVGGKVIHLVERAPPQTQLPSGASSGIGSASATHGGGPPPGTRGPGASVHDRNANSYVMVGTFNLPSEPRVRLVMAQHMIRDIQTLLSRMECRGGPQAQHSQLPPQMPTVAPEPGALSSQTSEPVESEVPPREPMEAEEVEERAPAQSPELTPSGPAPVGPTPAPETNAPNHPSPAEYVEVLQELQRLESRLQPFLHRYYEVLGAAATTDYNNNQEGREEDQRLINLVGESLRLLGNTFVALSDLRCNLACAPPRHLHVVRPMSHYTTPMVLQQAAIPIQINVGTTVTMTGNGTRPPPAASAEAAPPGPGQASSLAPTSTTVESSTEGVPPPGPAPPPTTSHPRVIRISHQSVEPVVMMHMNIQDSGTQPGGVPSAPTGPLGTPGHGQTLGQQVPGFPTAPTRVVIARPTPPQARPSHPGGPPVSGTLGAGLGTNASLAQMVSGLVGQLLMQPVLVAQGTPGMAPPPAPATASASAGTTNTATTAGPAPGGPAQPPPSQPSAADLQFSQLLGNLLGPAGPGAGGPGMASPTITVAMPGVPAFLQGMTDFLQATQTAPPPPPPPPPPPPAPEQQTMPPPGSPSGGAGSPGGMGLESLSPEFFTSVVQGVLNSLLGSLGARAGSSESIAAFIQRLSGSSNIFEPGADGALGFFGALLSLLCQNFSMVDVVMLLHGHFQPLQRLQPQLRSFFHQHYLGGQEPTPGNIRTATHTLITGLEEYVRESFSLVQVQPGVDIIRTNLEFLQEQFNSIAAHVLHCTDSGFGARLLELCNQGLFECLALNLHCLGGQQMELAAVINGRIRRMSRGVNPSLVSWLTTMMGLRLQVVLEHMPVGPDAILRYVRRVGDPPQPLPEEPMEVQGSERTSPEPQRENASPAPGTTAEEAMSRGPPPAPEGGSSRDEQDGASAETEPWAAAVPPEWVPIIQQDIQSQRKVKPQPPLSDAYLSGMPAKRRKLRADIQKRLQEDPNYSPQRFPNAHRAFADDP, encoded by the exons ATGAATGTAAAGGAGTTTAAAGAGCACATCGCTGCCTCTGTCAGCATTCCCTCTGAGAAACAACGGCTCATTTATCAGGGACGAGTTCTGCAGGATGATAAGAAGCTCCAGGAATACA ATGTTGGGGGAAAGGTTATTCACCTCGTGGAACGGGCTCCTCCTCAGACTCAGCTCCCTTCTGGGGCATCTTCTGGGATAGGTTCTGCCTCAGCCACCCATGGTGGAGGACCCCCACCTGGTACACGGGGGCCTGGGGCCTCTGTTCATGATCGGAATGCCAACAGCTATGTCATGGTTGGAACCTTCAACCTTCCT AGTGAGCCCCGAGTACGGCTGGTGATGGCTCAGCACATGATCAGGGATATACAGACCTTACTATCCCGGATGGAG TGTCGAGGGGGACCCCAAGCACAGCACAGTCAGCTGCCCCCACAGATGCCGACTGTGGCCCCGGAGCCTGGAGCCTTGAGCTCTCAAACATCAGAACCAGTCGAAAGTGAAGTACCTCCTCGGGAGCCCATGGAGGCAGAAGAAGTGGAGGAGCgtgccccagcccagagcccagaacTAACCCCTTCTGGCCCAGCCCCTGTGGGCCCAACGCCTGCCCCAGAGACAAATGCACCCAA CCATCCTTCCCCGGCGGAGTATGTTGAAGTGCTCCAGGAGCTCCAGCGGCTGGAGAGCCGCCTTCAGCCCTTCCTGCACCGTTACTACGAGGTTCTGGGCGCCGCTGCCACCACGGACTACAACAACAAC CAAGAGGGCCGCGAAGAGGATCAGCGCTTGATTAACTTGGTGGGGGAGAGCCTGCGGCTGCTGGGCAACACCTTCGTGGCACTGTCGGACCTGCGCTGCAATCTGGCCTGTGCACCCCCGCGACACCTGCATGTGGTCCGGCCCATGTCGCACTACACCACCCCCATGGTGCTCCAGCAGGCAGCCATCCCCATTCAG ATCAACGTGGGAACCACTGTGACCATGACAGGGAATGGGACTCGGCCCCCGCCGGCTGCCAGTGCGGAGGCAGCTCCCCCTGGTCCTGGGCAGGCCTCATCCCTGGCTCCCACTTCTACCACTGTTGAGTCGTCAACTGAGGGGGTTCCCCCGCCAGGGCCAGCTCCCCCCCCGACCACCAGCCACCCGAGGGTCATCCGGATTTCCCACCAGAGCGTGGAACCCGTGGTCATGATGCACATGAACATCCAAG ATTCTGGCACACAGCCCGGTGGAGTTCCGAGTGCTCCCACTGGCCCCCTAGGAACCCCTGGTCATGGCCAGACCCTGG GACAGCAGGTGCCAGGCTTTCCGACAGCTCCGACCCGGGTGGTGATCGCCCGGCCCACCCCTCCACAGGCTCGGCCTTCCCATCCTGGGGGGCCCCCTGTCTCGGGTACTCTA ggtgCCGGGCTGGGTACAAATGCCTCTTTGGCCCAGATGGTGAGCGGACTTGTGGGGCAGCTTCTGATGCAGCCTGTTCTCGTGG CTCAGGGGACCCCAGGAATGGCTCCGCCTCCAGCCCCCGCCACTGCTTCAGCTAGTGCCGGCACCACCAACACCGCTACCACAGCCGGCCCTGCTCCTGGGGGGCCCGCCCAGCCTCCACCCTCTCAGCCCTCCGCGGCCGACCTGCAGTTCTCTCAGCTCCTGGGGAACCTGCTGGGCCCGGCGGGGCCCGGGGCTGGAGGACCCGGCATGGCTTCTCCCACCATCACCGTGGCGATGCCCGGTGTCCCCGCCTTTCTGCAGGGCATGACTGATTTTCTGCAG GCAACACAGACGGCGCCTCCGCCCCCtccgccacccccgcccccacccccggcccccgaGCAGCAGACCATGCCCCCACCGGGGTCCCCTTCTGGTGGCGCAGGGAGTCCTGGAGGCATGGGTCTTGAGAGCCTTTCACCGGAGTTTTTTACCTCCGTGGTGCAGGGTGTTCTGAACTCCCTGCTGGGCTCCCTGGGGGCCCGGGCTGGCAGCAGTGAGAGTATCGCCGCTTTCATACAGCGCCTCAGTGGATCCAGCAACATCTTCGAGCCTGGGGCTGATGGGGCCCTCG GATTCTTTGGGGCCCTGCTCTCTCTTCTGTGCCAGAACTTTTCCATGGTGGATGTGGTGATGCTTCTTCACGGCCATTTCCAGCCACTGCAGCGGCTCCAGCCCCAGCTGCGATCCTTTTTCCACCAGCACTACTTGGGTGGCCAAGAGCCCACGCCTGGTAACATACGG ACGGCAACCCACACGTTGATCACGGGGCTGGAAGAATATGTGCGGGAGAGTTTT TCTCTGGTGCAGGTTCAGCCTGGCGTGGACATCATCCGGACAAACCTGGAGTTTCTCCAAGAGCAGTTCAACAGCATTGCTGCTCACGTGCTGCACTGCACAG ACAGTGGATTTGGGGCCCGTTTGCTGGAGCTGTGTAACCAGGGCCTCTTTGAATGCCTGGCCCTCAACCTGCACTGCTTGGGGGGACAGCAGATGGAACTGGCCGCAGTCATCAATGGCCGAATT CGTCGCATGTCTCGTGGGGTGAACCCATCCTTGGTGAGCTGGCTGACCACTATGATGGGACTGAGGCTTCAGGTGGTTCTGGAGCACATGCCCGTGGGCCCTGATGCTATCCTCAGATATGTTCGCAGGGTCGGTGATCCCCCCCAG CCCCTTCCTGAGGAGCCAATGGAAGTTCAGGGATCAGAGAGAACTTCCCCTGAGCCTCAG CGGGAGAATGCTTCCCCGGCCCCGGGCACTACGGCAGAAGAGGCCATGTCCCGAGGGCCACCTCCTGCTCCTGAGGGTGGCAGCTCCCGTGACGAGCAGGATGGAGCTTCAGCTGAGACAGAGCCTTGGGCAGCTGCAGTCCCCCCA GAGTGGGTTCCGATTATCCAGCAGGACATTCAGAGCCAGCGGAAGGTGAAGCCGCAGCCCCCCCTGAGCGATGCCTACCTCAGTGGTATGCCTGCCAAGAGACGTAAG ctccgGGCTGATATACAAAAGCGACTGCAGGAAGACCCCAACTACAGCCCCCAGCGCTTCCCTAATGCCCACCGGGCCTTTGCTGATGATCCCTAG